Below is a genomic region from Trichocoleus sp..
TCAGGGAACATTATTGAGCAAGCAAATTCTTCAGTTAGCGTGTTTCGTAGTTCAAGGCAGGACGATCGCGCCGTTTAAGCAGTTGATGGCTCCTGGCACGATCGCCTTTAGATTCTGCTTTGGAACGATTTGATGCGCCTGCTTCATTCCTGGTTGGCTCGATTCGCTCCATTCGGGCTGCTTCAACTAGAAAAACCCGATGCCCATCCACTGTCCACAGATTCTCACAGGTCGTTAAATACCCCTGCGATTGCAGTTGGGCTGCCCGATCGTCTCTTGCTTGCCGAGCTGCCGTTTCATCATCCCACTGGGTTTCCAAGAAAACTTCTTGCACCTCTGCCATACCTACCTACCTCACTTCAGATGCGATAGTCTTCTATTCTAGAGGCAACAAATCCCATACTCACCCCCATTCAGATATATGGAAACGATATGGGTAATTCAGTCCTACAAGACTTGCAACCTGCACTGCTTTAAGTTGTTGAGTCTCGAAAGTTGAGCAGATTTTTTAGCAACGAAGTTTATTGAAGTAATTTTTGGAGTGATTGCCGATTCAGCGAGTTTGGTCTCGATCGCGCGTCACTCATTCCTCTATTAAAAAGAATTTGCGACATAACAAACATCACAGGTCTGGCACCTATCCCTTTTTTCAACACAGCTTAAGTCAGTAAAAGCACTGCCGTACTCTTACGGTTGATTCTGCGCTGCACCCAATCAGTTTCCGTAAACTTGCTCATTCAACCCATTTTGCAGCCCTCTACTATTGACTCAACTTGATTCAAATGCTCTCCCAATCCTAGTTTTCTCTATTGACTCACAGCTTGAGAAGGGTAGTAAGCCATGAACCTTTGCCGGAAGCAGTTTATTGCTGAAGTGATTCTAGAACTCGTCATGGTCATGGCACCCACTTACTTAGACTACCTGGGAGCAGCAGGCGAATTTATCCTCAAGTTAGACCAACCCACGATCGAATTTACCCTGTAATATTCATGCAAGCGTTGGTTCGGAAAAATGAATTCCGCTTTTCGAGAGAACCGAACCTACAGATCTGGCGTGATTCTCTAACATGAAATCAAACCAATATACCAGTGAAGTTGGAGGTAAACGGAATGGCTCTTATTCATTGGCAACCGTTCCAAGAAATTGAAGGCCTACAGCGTGATATGAATCGGTTATTCGATCGCTTCATCACAACAGACGGAGACAGAATCCATACCGCTTTTGCTCCGAAAGTGGAGATGCAAGAAACATCAGATGCAATTCACCTGAAAGTGGAAATTCCAGGCATCGATGTCAAGGATATAGATGTACAGGTTTCTGCTGAAGCAGTTTCCATCAGCGGCGAACGCAAAGAGGAAACGAAGACTGAAGACAGAGGCATGATTCGGACTGAATTTCGCTATGGTCAGTTCCAGCGAGTGATTCCACTGCCCGCACGCATCGAGAATACCAACGTTCAAGCCGACTATAAGAACGGTGTTCTACAACTCACCCTACCAAAAGCATCAGCAGAAAAGAACAAAGTCGTTAAAGTGAATATCAGCTAATTGCTGAGTGCGTGGATGGGTAGATAGGTGCTGCATCTCATCCACGCATTATTCTTTCATTCCCTCATCTGAGCAAAATGTTCCATTAGCAATCGATGGATGAAAATGTAACCTCCCCCCACCTTTTGCAGGAATATGCGTTCAGTCGCGTAATCGAGAAAACGAGCATAGTTCCAGGGAATGCAGCCACTTCTCCACAAGATGCACCGCAGCATAAAGTGTTTGATACAAGTGATGCCAGAACCCTGACCGCCAAATAGTGCGCCTGCCAAACCACAAACAATGAGTCCCTGGGTTAAGCCAAGGATAGGATTCTCAACAATTCCAATTGATAAACCCGTTAATAATCCGATCGTGATCAACAAAGTTCTGGCGTTGGCTGCAGACTTCCAAATTCCTTGGTTAGGCAAGGTGCTTCTATCAACCTCAC
It encodes:
- a CDS encoding Hsp20/alpha crystallin family protein, with amino-acid sequence MALIHWQPFQEIEGLQRDMNRLFDRFITTDGDRIHTAFAPKVEMQETSDAIHLKVEIPGIDVKDIDVQVSAEAVSISGERKEETKTEDRGMIRTEFRYGQFQRVIPLPARIENTNVQADYKNGVLQLTLPKASAEKNKVVKVNIS